From Lolium perenne isolate Kyuss_39 chromosome 5, Kyuss_2.0, whole genome shotgun sequence, a single genomic window includes:
- the LOC127298471 gene encoding uncharacterized protein: MSNVFNHGHGGGDQGQGADGTLMCYFHPRELLVGVCAHCLRERLLLILASKQGGGRASAPADGASYLSARPYGKALRRVRTSSIVSVLALGSSLLHRIESSSSRHHTHDAVVHGNDDNNWEDDDGEDTASVASLDDSFISIKFEDNGKATWVDTQNQKPTMPHAADKSAYKATTAVVEHAKRGGAARWRKQVVGRLLQLARWKRASVSGKEAASSTAVCHAAEHQRAKGRGGRSWIRSLTRRRALHGERAWS, from the exons ATGAGCAACGTGTTCAATCATGGCCACGGTGGCGGAGATCAAGGACAAGGCGCCGACGGCACCCTGATGTGCTACTTCCACCCGAGGGAGCTCCTGGTGGGCGTATGCGCCCACTGCCTCCGGGAgcgcctcctcctcatcctcgccTCGAAGCAGGGCGGCGGACGCGCGAGCGCGCCGGCCGACGGCGCAAGCTACCTGTCGGCGCGGCCCTACGGCAAGGCGCTCCGGCGCGTGAGGACCAGCAGCATCGTCTCCGTCTTGGCGCTGGGCTCCTCGTTGCTCCACCGCatcgaatcctcctcctcccggcacCACACACACGATGCCGTCGTCCACGGCAACGACGACAATAACTGGGAGGACGACGACGGCGAAGACACCGCCTCCGTCGCGAGCCTTGACG ATTCTTTCATTTCGATCAAGTTCGAGGACAACGGGAAGGCGACGTGGGTGGACACCCAGAACCAGAAGCCGACGATGCCGCATGCCGCCGACAAGAGCGCGTACAAGGCGACGACGGCGGTTGTGGAGCACGCGAAGCGTGGCGGGGCTGCACGGTGGCGGAAGCAGGTGGTGGGGCGGCTGCTGCAGCTGGCGCGTTGGAAGAGGGCGTCGGTCAGCGGCAAGGAGGCGGCATCATCGACGGCGGTGTGCCACGCGGCGGAGCATCAGCGGGCGAAAGGGCGCGGCGGCCGGAGCTGGATTCGGAGCCTCACGCGGCGGCGAGCCTTGCACGGCGAGAGGGCGTGGTCATGA